Proteins encoded within one genomic window of Panacibacter microcysteis:
- a CDS encoding diflavin oxidoreductase, which yields MLAGPKLQLLQELAKGASRDELMWISGYIAALSAQPIAEEKPVTEFVQDASFVMPACTVVYGTETGNSKKVAVDFGNRLKKQGIQAKIKSLDQYRLNDLAKESHMIVVISTQGDGEPPAAAKKFYDHIHQQDISLSQLKYGVLALGDSAYPLFCKAGEDVDKRLHALGGRRIVSMKKCDTDFEADADTWIDELITAALAVGTGAATNGAVKAKPAKSGKKLYDANVVATVNLNDRGSNKETYHIEIATDEPIVYQPGDALGIVPKNSAAGVKKILELLSLKGNEEFIFREHAYKAEEMFAGKINIQYLPERIIQQYANIAGKEIPNIRMDLADLLRIYPSDKKLNIQQLVAILEPIAPRLYSIASSPAAHGGNEVHITVSRDNFCIDGQTRFGLCSDYLAQLKENEPLQVYIQKNNAFRLPDATTDVIMVGPGTGIAPFRSFLFERDAKGDSGRNWLFFGDQHFVTDFLYQTDLQGLRDTGVLTRLNLAFSRDQQEKIYVQHKMQQNAKELFEWLEGGAQLYICGCKDPMSYDVEKTLLNIIAQEKNVSADAAEEYLAAMKEAGRYHKDVY from the coding sequence ATGTTAGCAGGGCCTAAGTTACAGTTGTTACAGGAGTTGGCGAAAGGTGCATCAAGAGATGAACTGATGTGGATAAGCGGCTATATTGCCGCGCTCTCCGCGCAACCCATAGCAGAAGAGAAACCAGTTACAGAATTTGTGCAGGATGCTTCTTTTGTAATGCCGGCGTGTACCGTCGTGTATGGTACAGAAACCGGTAATTCAAAGAAAGTAGCGGTAGATTTTGGTAACCGTTTAAAGAAACAGGGTATTCAGGCAAAAATTAAAAGCCTGGACCAATATCGTTTAAATGATCTTGCAAAAGAATCGCACATGATCGTGGTAATAAGCACTCAGGGTGATGGCGAACCACCAGCCGCGGCAAAGAAATTTTACGATCATATACACCAGCAGGATATATCGTTGTCGCAATTGAAATACGGCGTGCTGGCGCTGGGGGATTCAGCCTACCCGTTGTTCTGCAAAGCCGGCGAAGACGTGGACAAGCGCCTGCATGCTCTTGGTGGCCGCAGAATTGTTTCCATGAAGAAATGCGACACAGATTTCGAAGCAGATGCAGATACATGGATAGATGAACTGATTACGGCAGCACTGGCCGTAGGTACCGGCGCTGCCACCAATGGTGCCGTAAAAGCTAAGCCGGCAAAATCAGGTAAGAAACTGTATGATGCAAACGTAGTGGCTACCGTTAACCTTAATGATCGTGGCTCCAATAAAGAGACCTACCATATAGAGATAGCTACCGACGAGCCGATTGTTTACCAGCCCGGAGATGCATTGGGCATTGTGCCAAAAAACAGTGCTGCCGGCGTAAAGAAAATTCTTGAATTACTGTCGCTGAAAGGCAATGAGGAATTCATTTTCAGGGAGCATGCTTATAAAGCAGAAGAAATGTTTGCAGGTAAAATCAATATTCAATACCTGCCGGAGAGAATCATTCAGCAGTATGCAAACATTGCAGGAAAAGAAATTCCGAATATACGCATGGACCTTGCCGACCTGTTACGTATATATCCTTCAGATAAAAAGCTGAACATACAGCAACTGGTTGCAATACTGGAGCCAATAGCGCCAAGGTTATACTCCATTGCATCATCGCCGGCAGCACATGGCGGGAATGAGGTGCACATTACCGTAAGCCGTGATAATTTTTGTATAGACGGGCAAACACGTTTTGGATTGTGCTCAGATTACCTGGCACAGTTAAAAGAAAACGAGCCACTGCAGGTGTATATACAAAAGAACAATGCTTTCAGGCTGCCGGATGCTACAACAGATGTAATCATGGTTGGGCCGGGTACAGGTATTGCACCCTTCCGCTCATTTCTTTTTGAGCGTGATGCAAAAGGCGACAGTGGCCGCAACTGGCTTTTCTTCGGTGATCAGCATTTTGTTACAGACTTTCTTTACCAGACAGACTTACAGGGCCTGCGCGATACCGGTGTGCTTACCAGGCTGAACCTTGCTTTTTCCCGCGATCAGCAGGAAAAGATCTATGTACAGCATAAGATGCAGCAAAATGCAAAAGAGTTGTTTGAATGGCTGGAAGGTGGTGCACAGCTATACATCTGTGGTTGCAAAGACCCCATGAGTTACGATGTTGAAAAAACATTACTCAACATCATTGCGCAGGAGAAGAATGTTTCAGCAGACGCTGCTGAGGAGTACCTCGCTGCCATGAAGGAAGCCGGCAGGTATCATAAAGATGTGTATTAG
- the cobA gene encoding uroporphyrinogen-III C-methyltransferase has protein sequence MVKQVFGKVFFIGAGPGDPDLLTVKAAKVLAKAAVVITDRLVSSEIISEYVNPAAIVIPVGKQGRSNASTPQYEINDLIVQFASAYPNVVRLKGGDVAFYSNVLDELIAVNENNIPYEIIPGITAASGASAATGVPLTARGLSTGVRMLTYYQHTAIADDAWKQLATFEDTLVFYMTGNALQQLVNRLLQHGADASIPFLVVEQATTPLQHVHEFTLQGFETAEKPEAFLSPSLVIMGKVTALYKQFKWQANSMERAHYFKPLQDNPELISLINHIQETHVSRA, from the coding sequence ATGGTTAAGCAGGTTTTTGGTAAAGTTTTTTTTATAGGTGCAGGGCCTGGTGATCCGGATTTACTTACCGTGAAGGCTGCTAAAGTTTTAGCCAAAGCAGCAGTGGTGATCACAGACAGGCTGGTAAGCAGTGAGATTATCAGCGAATATGTTAACCCGGCGGCAATTGTGATACCTGTAGGGAAGCAGGGCAGGAGTAACGCTTCTACTCCTCAATACGAGATCAATGATCTGATTGTTCAGTTTGCCTCGGCCTACCCGAATGTTGTAAGACTAAAGGGTGGAGATGTAGCCTTTTATTCCAATGTTCTGGATGAGCTTATAGCTGTGAACGAAAACAATATTCCTTACGAAATAATACCGGGTATTACAGCTGCATCCGGCGCTTCAGCGGCAACAGGTGTACCGCTTACGGCCAGGGGTTTATCAACCGGTGTGCGTATGCTTACCTATTACCAGCATACAGCCATAGCAGATGATGCCTGGAAGCAGTTGGCAACTTTTGAGGACACACTGGTGTTTTATATGACCGGTAATGCTTTGCAGCAACTGGTAAACAGGTTGCTGCAGCACGGAGCAGATGCTTCCATTCCATTTCTTGTTGTAGAGCAGGCCACCACACCATTGCAGCATGTGCATGAATTTACACTGCAGGGTTTTGAAACCGCCGAAAAACCGGAAGCTTTTTTAAGTCCCTCGCTGGTAATAATGGGCAAGGTGACAGCCTTGTACAAACAGTTTAAGTGGCAGGCAAATAGTATGGAGCGGGCACATTACTTTAAACCATTACAGGATAACCCGGAATTAATTTCATTGATCAATCATATACAGGAGACACATGTTAGCAGGGCCTAA
- a CDS encoding DUF5916 domain-containing protein — protein sequence MKLGPVILTALICLSFVASAQKTPQRTLEAKRTNSTIKIDGLIKDSGWQDAAVMTNFVYFRPTTGAREEYANRTVAYMMYSDEGIYFGGFCYERTKDSIATQLTGTRDGFGTNDYIGIIFDTYNDNLNGFEYFVTPLGEQWDAKMNPPSIDGEMEDFSWNGVWKSGAVITDSGWSFEMFIPFSAIRFGKKEVQDWGFNVTRRRRKTEQQNTWNPIDPNINGFLTQEGLWKGISDIKPPMRLQFSPYFSVYANHFPANQQGFSNWTSRVNGGLDVKYGINQAFTLDATLIPDFGQVQSDNQVLNLTPFEVKYNEYRNFFTEGTELFSKGNLFYSRRIGGSPLHMYDFAVDSNEAVIKNPTESKLINATKISGRTQNGFGIGFLNAVTRAQYATIENTATKQERQALTDPLTNYNVFVLDKTMKYNSSVSLVNTNVWRSGKDYDANVTAALFELNDKKNTYNLGGKLATSNRFGLLPDGSTETGFSHELHFSKTSGQFNFSLSQERTDAKFTSDDMGYFTNNNFLNHYLWVHYTWNKPKNWYNRINVNFNSNISILSKKIEPVNEKYQSAGININANAQTKKLWFFGAFMGYNFLQNDFYEPRQQGWYFKRGAQVVTEAWVESNESKKYSFFIDALFRKSINFYNQFGFDIAVGQEYRVNNKLSFSNQLNLLPRFNNVGYTYISGSSNINFARRKVNTIENILSTTYSFSNKMGITFRARHYLSTVDNKEFFILQKNGELTANAGYLPAANQNANFFNIDMVYTWQFAPGSFLNVVWKNATQYYTNEVERSYFKNFRNTISSDNNNNLSIKVIYFLDYLSVRKQLHGNKTEHK from the coding sequence ATGAAACTCGGCCCTGTTATATTAACTGCATTGATATGTTTGTCTTTTGTTGCATCTGCGCAAAAGACACCACAAAGAACGCTGGAGGCAAAACGCACCAACAGCACCATAAAAATTGATGGTCTTATAAAAGATTCGGGCTGGCAGGATGCTGCAGTAATGACCAACTTTGTCTACTTCCGGCCTACAACCGGTGCCCGCGAAGAATATGCCAACAGAACCGTTGCGTACATGATGTACAGCGATGAAGGCATTTACTTTGGGGGCTTTTGTTACGAGCGCACCAAAGACAGTATTGCAACGCAGCTAACGGGTACACGTGATGGTTTTGGCACCAACGACTACATAGGCATCATCTTCGATACCTATAATGATAACCTCAATGGCTTCGAATATTTTGTTACACCACTCGGCGAACAGTGGGATGCTAAAATGAACCCGCCAAGCATAGATGGCGAGATGGAAGACTTTAGCTGGAACGGTGTTTGGAAAAGTGGCGCTGTAATAACAGACAGCGGCTGGAGTTTTGAAATGTTCATTCCATTTTCAGCCATACGCTTTGGAAAAAAAGAAGTGCAGGACTGGGGCTTCAACGTTACACGCCGCCGTAGAAAAACAGAGCAACAAAATACCTGGAACCCAATCGATCCCAATATCAATGGCTTTCTTACGCAGGAAGGCTTGTGGAAAGGAATATCGGATATAAAGCCGCCCATGCGTTTACAGTTTTCTCCCTATTTTTCCGTGTATGCCAATCATTTTCCGGCTAACCAGCAGGGTTTCAGCAACTGGACAAGCAGGGTAAACGGCGGGCTTGATGTAAAGTATGGCATCAACCAGGCTTTTACATTAGATGCCACGCTGATCCCGGATTTTGGCCAGGTTCAAAGCGATAACCAGGTATTGAACCTTACACCATTTGAAGTGAAGTATAATGAGTACAGGAATTTTTTTACAGAAGGTACAGAACTGTTCAGCAAAGGCAACCTTTTTTATTCCCGCAGAATTGGCGGCTCTCCGCTGCACATGTACGATTTTGCTGTTGACAGCAATGAAGCCGTGATCAAAAACCCTACAGAATCTAAACTCATCAATGCCACTAAGATTTCCGGCAGAACGCAAAACGGTTTTGGCATCGGTTTTCTGAATGCCGTTACCAGGGCGCAGTATGCAACCATCGAAAATACGGCTACAAAACAGGAAAGACAGGCACTTACAGACCCCCTTACCAACTACAATGTGTTCGTACTTGATAAAACGATGAAATATAACTCGAGTGTATCGCTTGTAAATACCAATGTATGGCGCAGTGGCAAAGATTATGATGCAAACGTTACTGCCGCGCTCTTTGAGTTGAACGACAAAAAGAATACCTATAATCTCGGTGGCAAACTAGCTACCAGCAACCGCTTTGGCTTGCTGCCCGATGGCAGCACTGAAACAGGTTTCAGCCATGAGCTGCATTTTAGTAAAACAAGCGGCCAGTTCAACTTTAGTCTATCACAGGAAAGAACAGATGCGAAGTTTACCAGCGACGATATGGGCTACTTTACCAACAACAATTTCCTGAACCACTACCTGTGGGTGCACTATACCTGGAACAAACCCAAAAACTGGTATAACCGCATCAATGTAAATTTCAACAGCAACATCAGCATATTGTCAAAAAAAATTGAACCGGTAAATGAAAAATACCAGTCTGCCGGTATCAATATCAACGCAAATGCACAAACAAAAAAGCTGTGGTTCTTTGGCGCGTTTATGGGCTATAATTTTTTACAAAATGACTTTTACGAGCCGAGGCAGCAGGGCTGGTATTTTAAACGCGGCGCGCAGGTGGTTACTGAGGCCTGGGTTGAAAGCAATGAGAGCAAAAAGTATTCATTCTTCATAGATGCTCTGTTTAGAAAAAGCATCAACTTTTATAACCAGTTTGGTTTTGACATAGCTGTTGGCCAGGAATACAGGGTAAACAATAAACTCAGTTTCTCTAACCAGTTAAACCTGCTGCCAAGATTCAACAACGTTGGGTACACATACATCAGCGGGAGCAGCAACATCAATTTTGCCAGGCGCAAAGTGAATACAATTGAAAATATCCTGAGTACCACTTACAGTTTCAGCAATAAGATGGGCATTACTTTTCGTGCAAGACACTACCTGAGTACCGTAGACAACAAAGAGTTTTTTATTTTACAGAAAAATGGGGAGCTGACGGCCAATGCCGGGTACCTGCCAGCAGCAAACCAAAATGCCAATTTCTTTAATATTGATATGGTGTACACCTGGCAGTTTGCACCGGGAAGCTTCTTAAATGTAGTATGGAAAAATGCCACGCAGTATTACACCAATGAGGTGGAAAGAAGTTACTTCAAAAACTTTCGCAATACCATTAGTTCAGATAATAACAACAACCTTTCTATAAAAGTGATCTATTTTCTTGATTACCTCAGTGTTAGAAAACAACTGCACGGCAACAAAACCGAACATAAATAA